The window GGATCAATGCCTATACATTCAAAACCTCTTCTCTGGAGTTCGATGGTGTAATTTCCTGTTCCACATCCTATGTCCAGATAGCGCTCTCTGCTTCTTGGGTTTAAATGGTGCATAAGCCTTTCTACCAGATACTTGTCTGCCTTTCTGGTTAGATTATAACCTATGCCTATTTTGTCGTATTTGGCTTTCATTTGTTTGGCTGGTGTTTCAATATAACAAAAAGTGCGCTTGCCAACTATCCATTGTTGAACAAGCGCATTTTGGAGAGGCACATTTTTTTCTTATTCTGAAGTATAGATTAAGATTCTACAACTTCTCCTTCAGATACTTTGCGGTATGGTTCCTCTCGGCCAGTTTGGCCATTTCTTCGGGGGTGCCGGCGAATTCGAGCTTGCCGCCGTTTTCGCCGCCTTCGGGACCCAGGTCTATGATCCAGTCGGCGCTTTTGATCATTTCCATGTTGTGCTCAATGATCACGGCCGTATTGCCCTGTTCTACCAGTGCATTGATGGAGCGCAGCAGCTTGCTGATGTCATGGAAGTGCAGGCCGGTAGTAGGTTCGTCGAAAATGAAGAGAATACCACCACTGTTGGCGCCGCTGCCTTTTGCCAGGAAGGAAGCCAGCTTTACGCGCTGCGCTTCACCACCGGATAAGCTGCTGGAGCTTTGGCCCAGGGTAATATAACCGAGACCTACTTCCTGCAGCGGCTGCAGCTTGTTGATGATGGCTGCCTGCCCCCTGAAGAATTCAAGGGCTTCGTCAACGGTCAGGTCCAGCACTTCGGCAATATCGCGTTCCTTAAACTTCACATCCAGGATCTCCTGCTTGAACCTGCGGCCACCGCAGCCTTCGCAGGTAAGGTGGATATCGGCCATGAACTGCATTTCTACAGTTACCTGTCCTTCGCCCTGGCAGATCTCGCAGCGGCCGCCCTCTACGTTAAAGCTGAAGTGTCCCTGCTTATAGCCACGGGCCTTGGAAAGTGCCTGATCGGCATAGAGGGAGCGGATGGCGTCGTAGGCTTTAACATAGGTTACCGGGTTAGAGCGGCTACTCTTGCCGATCGGGTTCTGGTCTACAAACTCTACCTGGGTTACTTTTTTGTAATCGCCCTCCAGCTTATCGAACTTGCCCGTGGCCTCAGAGACAGAGCCTAACAGCTTGCCCACGGAAGGATAGAGGATCTTCTTCACCAGGGTACTTTTGCCCGAGCCGGAAACACCCGTAATGCAGGTGACCACCTCCAGGGGTATCTGCACATCGATGTTCCTGAGGTTGTTCTCGCGGCAGCCGCGCAGCCAGATGCTGTTGCGCCACTGGCGACGGTGCCTAGGTACCTGAATGGACTCCTTGCCGCTCAGGTAGCGGGCAGTATGGGTCTGGCCATGCTCCATCAGCTCCTCCAGCGTTCCCTGAAAGACCAGCTCGCCACCATGCGTACCTGCATCGGGACCAATATCAATGATCTGATCGGCCGTACGCATTACTTCCTCCTCGTGCTCCACCACAATAACAGTGTTACCTAGGTTACGTAGTAACTCCAGTACGCTTACCAGGCGTGTGGTATCGCGGGGGTGAAGGCCGATGGAAGGCTCATCCAGGATATACATGGAACCTACCAGCGCAGAACCGAGCGAGGTGCTCAGCTTGATGCGCTGAAACTCGCCACCGGAAAGTGTGTTGGCTACCCGGTTCAGGGTAAGATATTCCAGCCCTACATGGATCAGGTAATCCAGACGGTTGGTTACTTCTTTCTTCAGGCGTTCGGCTATCTTTTGCTCATGCGGTGGCAGCTGCAGCTCATCAAAAAAAGCTTTCAGCTTGCCCACAGGCATCAGTACCAGGTCGGCTACGCTTTTGCCGGTTTTGGGATCCTGCCCGGGCTGCACCCCGAGTTTTACATAATGGGCATCTTTGCGCAAGCGGGTACCCCTGCATTCCGGGCATACTGTGCGGCCGCGGTAGCGGCTAAGGAGCACCCTGTACTGCACCTTGTGCATTTGGGTATTTACCCATTTAAAGAAGCGGTTGATGCCGTCGAAGTAATTATTACCATCCCAGAGCAGCTGCTGTTCTTCGGGCGAAAGCTCATTGTAGGGGCGGTGTATGGGGAAATCGAAACGGATGCCGTTCTTAAGCAGGGGCTGCAGCCAGTCCTCGCGCTTGCCCTCGCTGCGCCAGGGTGCGATGGCACCTTCGTATACGCTAAGGCTTTTATCGGGAATCACCAGGTCGGGATCGATGCCCAGTATCTGGCCAAAGCCCTCACAGGTTTTACAGGCACCGTAAGGGTTATTGAAGGTAAAGAGGTTTACACTGGGCTCCTCAAACTGGATGCCATCCAGCTCAAAGCGGTCAGAGAATTGCTTTCTTGCTTCTGTTGGTGCCTCCGCGCCCGGGTGCCCGGCGCCAGGTAGCCCTGCGCCAGGAATTTCAATAATACAGTCGCCGTGGCTTTCGAAAAAGGCTGTTTGCACAGAGTCTGCCAGGCGAAACTGCAGGTCTTCGTCGCCCGGGTCTACCGCAGCACGATCAATCAGCAGATCGAACTGCATCTGAGCAAGCTCTTTTTCGGGCTTCTCCAGCAGGTCTTCGATAAAAGTAGTTTCGCCGTTGGCGATGATACGGGTGTAGCCTTTACTAAGCAGCACCTTTAAATCGGCAACAAGGCTGCGCTCAGGGTGGCGTACAAAAGGGCACAGCACCATAATGCGGGTGCCTTCCGGCAGGCGGTTAATGTAATCAACCACGCTGGTAACGGTATCGCGCTGCACCTCCTGTCCACTAACGGGTGAGTAGGTATGGCCAATGCGGGCATAGAGCAGCTTCAGGTAGTCGTAAATCTCGGTGGTGGTGCCAACGGTAGAGCGTGGGTTTTTGGTGCTCACCTTTTGCTCAATGGCAATGGCCGGCGAAACACCGCGGATGTACTCCACCTCCGGCTTTTCCATACGGCCCAGGAACTGGCGGGCGTAGCTGCTAAGGCTCTCTACATACATGCGCTGGCCTTCGGCAAAAAGTGTATCGAAAGCCAGGGAAGATTTGCCCGAGCCGGAAACACCCGTAACCACCACCAGCTTGTTGCGGGGTATGGCTACGCTCAGATTTTTGAGGTTGTTTACTTTGGCGCCTTTTATAATAATGTACTGGCGCGGATCGAGGTTATCGAGTATATCGGGGGCAGGGGTAACTGCAGTTAATTGCTTCATAGATAATGCAAAAATACAAAAAAAAGGGGAGAGGCTGAAGTATTATAACACAGCAACAAGAGGTGAAAGTTTAAAGAGGAGCTGTAGTTCATCACTTAATTAAACCAGATTATAAAGTTGTTGAATCAGTTTGCCGAAGGGTCAGACCTAAGCTGCTGGCTCCTGGTGTGCAGATAAACCAAAAAAAGCTGTTAAGTTGAAGTTATATGCTTATTGCTGTTGAAAACATCGTAAACAGCATGAGAGAGAAAAAAACTGCTGCAGAGACCAATTTTACTTATTTTAGAAAATCTTGGCAAGATACTTGAGGCTGTTGTTATTGAGTAGCAGTAAGTTGAGAGGAGGCCTTAACGTTAAACTTTGTTAATTCTTGCCTAATGCCTTACATCTATTGCTAATAATGGCACGATTCTTTATATTTGAGTAAAGACCGAATATACTTTTTAAATTTTTATATACTAAACCTCAAGACTCGATAATATGGCATAAACCTCTACGTTAGCTTAACAGACAATTACATGAGGAAAAATGGATTGAACGATAGCGAATTAGTGCTGTCGTACAAAAATGGCAACGAAGAGGCTTTTAAGACACTCGTCGAGCGTCATAAGTCGAGGATTTATACGGCTGTTTACCTGATTGTGAAGGATGCCGAGATAGCAGAAGATCTTTTACAGGATTCCTTCGTAAAAGCTATCAACACCATACAATCAGGTCGTTATAATGAGGAGGGTAAGTTCCTTCCGTGGATATTGCGCATCGCGCACAACCTGGCTATAGACTACTTCCGAAAGCAGAAGCGGTATCCTGTGATCAACATGGAGTATACCAACCCTGTTTTTAATACGGTGGAGTTCTCCGAAGGCACCTATGAGGATGAACAAATCCGGCAAGAAACGCACAACCTGTTGTATCAGCTCATTGCAGAGCTACCAGATGCACAGCGAGATGTTTTAATACGCCGGCATTTCATGCAAATGAGCTTTCAGGAGATTGCCGATGCAACCGGAGTAAGCATTAACACCGCGCTGGGTCGTATGCGATATGCGCTTATCAATCTTAGAAAAAAGATGGAGAGCAATAATATCGCCTATGATCAAAACCTTTACCCCGGATGACCTACTGAGATACCTGTATGAGGATACCTCAGTTGAAGAAAGCAAAGAAATTGAAATTGCGCTGCTGACAGACGACCGCCTTCAGGAAGAGTGGGAACAGCTGCAGAACGACGTTCAAATGCTCGACAGTATGCTCCTGGAACCTTCGGGAGCAGTAACCGACAGGATTATGCATTGGGCTGGTGCCATGAATATGGCAGCCTTAAGAAGTTGAAAAAACCAAAACTAAAAAAGAAGCCCTGGCTACACTATTGTAACCAGGGCTTCTTTTCTTTTATATGCTTCTGTTGCTAAAATCGCTGCCTTCTGTAAGTGAAAGCACCACCGAGTACGAAAACCATCCCTAGGCTGGCAAGCGCTATTGGAAAGCCTAAGCCTGCGTCTGATTCGGCATCACCGCTGCTAAAGCCAGCAGTTTGCAATTCTTCATCGTCTGGATGTTCAATTCCTGTATGTTCGTCTGTCAGCTGTATTGCAGGTGCTTCCTGTTCTACAGATATCAGTCTATGTTCGGCGATCTTCAACTCATAAGTAAAAAGAAAACCCAACCATACCATAGCCAAACCCAGCACAACGAGTAAAGTGTATATTTTCCGGGTACTCATCGCTCTCTTATCTAAAAATAATACAGTACTTCTGCTGTTGTATAGTGTATAACGAAGCTAATAATCAAAAAGGTGCAACGATAACCCCACTTTTTGCCGCAGCCTGATTTACCTCTGGCTCTGCGGGCTGCAAAAAACCACCTCCACTGCCCAAATACTGTATTTTCCGTATATTTGGCTTATGCTAAAAAAAGAGCGATACAAAGCCTTCATAGAGTACTTTACCGTTAATATGCCGGAGGCCGAAACTGAGCTGACCTTTAATAATCCCTATGAGCTGCTGGTAGCTGTAATCCT of the Flammeovirgaceae bacterium 311 genome contains:
- a CDS encoding excinuclease ABC subunit A (COG0178 Excinuclease ATPase subunit), whose protein sequence is MKQLTAVTPAPDILDNLDPRQYIIIKGAKVNNLKNLSVAIPRNKLVVVTGVSGSGKSSLAFDTLFAEGQRMYVESLSSYARQFLGRMEKPEVEYIRGVSPAIAIEQKVSTKNPRSTVGTTTEIYDYLKLLYARIGHTYSPVSGQEVQRDTVTSVVDYINRLPEGTRIMVLCPFVRHPERSLVADLKVLLSKGYTRIIANGETTFIEDLLEKPEKELAQMQFDLLIDRAAVDPGDEDLQFRLADSVQTAFFESHGDCIIEIPGAGLPGAGHPGAEAPTEARKQFSDRFELDGIQFEEPSVNLFTFNNPYGACKTCEGFGQILGIDPDLVIPDKSLSVYEGAIAPWRSEGKREDWLQPLLKNGIRFDFPIHRPYNELSPEEQQLLWDGNNYFDGINRFFKWVNTQMHKVQYRVLLSRYRGRTVCPECRGTRLRKDAHYVKLGVQPGQDPKTGKSVADLVLMPVGKLKAFFDELQLPPHEQKIAERLKKEVTNRLDYLIHVGLEYLTLNRVANTLSGGEFQRIKLSTSLGSALVGSMYILDEPSIGLHPRDTTRLVSVLELLRNLGNTVIVVEHEEEVMRTADQIIDIGPDAGTHGGELVFQGTLEELMEHGQTHTARYLSGKESIQVPRHRRQWRNSIWLRGCRENNLRNIDVQIPLEVVTCITGVSGSGKSTLVKKILYPSVGKLLGSVSEATGKFDKLEGDYKKVTQVEFVDQNPIGKSSRSNPVTYVKAYDAIRSLYADQALSKARGYKQGHFSFNVEGGRCEICQGEGQVTVEMQFMADIHLTCEGCGGRRFKQEILDVKFKERDIAEVLDLTVDEALEFFRGQAAIINKLQPLQEVGLGYITLGQSSSSLSGGEAQRVKLASFLAKGSGANSGGILFIFDEPTTGLHFHDISKLLRSINALVEQGNTAVIIEHNMEMIKSADWIIDLGPEGGENGGKLEFAGTPEEMAKLAERNHTAKYLKEKL
- a CDS encoding ECF subfamily RNA polymerase sigma-70 factor (COG1595 DNA-directed RNA polymerase specialized sigma subunit, sigma24 homolog), producing MRKNGLNDSELVLSYKNGNEEAFKTLVERHKSRIYTAVYLIVKDAEIAEDLLQDSFVKAINTIQSGRYNEEGKFLPWILRIAHNLAIDYFRKQKRYPVINMEYTNPVFNTVEFSEGTYEDEQIRQETHNLLYQLIAELPDAQRDVLIRRHFMQMSFQEIADATGVSINTALGRMRYALINLRKKMESNNIAYDQNLYPG